The proteins below come from a single Juglans regia cultivar Chandler chromosome 12, Walnut 2.0, whole genome shotgun sequence genomic window:
- the LOC118344032 gene encoding uncharacterized protein LOC118344032: MGGEPCFFAGDFNVIRSDIERCGGRQRNRVAIDEFNKWIHQGGLLEMNSQGGKFTWCNGQQGLSRAWAKLDRVLLDANFLSLFPTAHCLYLPRTTSDHCPMVIEFLSDPFSYGPPPFRFQQMWVEHPDFMTLVQKVWYESVIGSGLFKLATKLKKLKVALRVWNKSVFGRTNTQIAILEDKIENLENLLQRGWDDDIERELVRTSNELSSWRIREDIRLAQMAKIKWRMGGDRNTKFFHVWLSNKKHRKIHQLRTSNGLEFNSPEAIHLGAVDYFSDFLQRSNPVREVPDLSSLISSVINDEDCVRLCGIPSLVEVKEALSTIPINSSPGFHARRPPNSLGATCLCRKAGHLWFGTRIGPRDPDGSCLKAPATRNLGGKLSLTLLSTEFVKGLWLGCWLVGFVLVVGGFRFWWMVMGGWVGVWFGGLSFCFWFFCDG, from the exons ATGGGTGGGGAGCCGTGTTTCTTTGCTGGGGATTTCAATGTAATTCGGTCGGATATTGAGAGGTGTGGTGGGCGTCAGAGGAATAGAGTTGCaattgatgagtttaataaatgGATTCATCAGGGTGGGTTGTTGGAAATGAATTCACAAGGTGGTAagtttacatggtgtaatggtcagcaaGGTTTATCTAGAGCTTGGGCAAAGCTGGATAGAGTTTTACTTGATGCAAATTTTCTATCTCTTTTTCCGACTGCTCATTGTTTGTATCTTCCTAGGACTACATCGGACCATTGTCCTATGGTTATAGAATTTTTAagtgatcctttctcttatggtccACCTCCATTTcgttttcagcaaatgtgggttgagcatccGGATTTTATGACTCTTGTTCAAAAGGTTTGGTATGAATCGGTTATTGGTTCGGGGCTGTTTAAATTAGCCactaaacttaaaaaacttaAGGTGGCGTTGCGTGTATGGAACAAGAGTGTATTTGGGAGAACTAATACTCAGATTGCTATTCTTGAAGATAAGATTGAGAATCTGGAAAATTTGTTGCAGAGAGGTTgggatgatgatattgaaaGGGAATTAGTAAGGACTTCTAATGAGTTGTCTTCTTGGAGGATTAGGGAGGATATTAGATTGGCACAAATGGCTAAAATTAAGTGGAGAATGGGTGGTGAtaggaatacaaaattttttcatgtgtggttATCTAATAAAAAGCATAGGAAAATTCATCAGTTAAGAACCTCGAATGGGTTGGAGTTTAATTCTCCGGAAGCAATTCATCTTGGAgctgttgattatttttctgattttcttcaAAGATCTAATCCGGTTAGGGAGGTGCCTGATTTATCTAGTTTAATTTCGTCGGTTATTAATGATGAGGATTGTGTCCGGCTTTGTGGGATCCCTTCGTTGGTTGAAGTGAAAGAGGCTCTATCAActattcctattaatagttctccgg GATTTCACGCTAGAAGGCCACCAAATTCCCTAGGTGCAACCTGCCTTTGTAGAAAAGCAGGCCATCTCTGGTTTGGTACTAGGATTGGTCCAAGAGACCCTGATGGCAGTTGCTTAAAAGCTCCTGCAACTAGGAATCTTGGGGGTAAGCTTTCCTTAACTCTTCTATCCACTGAGTTTGTAAAAGGCTTATGGCTTGGATGTTGGCTTGTTGGGTTTGTGTTGGTGGTTGGTGGATTCCGATTTTGGTGGATGGTTATGGGTGGTTGGGTTGGTGTTTGGTTTGGTGGATTgagtttctgtttttggtttttctgtGATGGGTAA